Proteins encoded in a region of the Carassius gibelio isolate Cgi1373 ecotype wild population from Czech Republic chromosome B5, carGib1.2-hapl.c, whole genome shotgun sequence genome:
- the LOC127958823 gene encoding cdc42 effector protein 2-like isoform X2 produces MWHSNVYMKRHSEEFSTRKEQKKYPVFVQLPRGRGGSDMSAKAPIYLKRRSRKGKKEKLRDLLSSDMISPPLGDFRHTIHIGSGGGADDLFGDLSFLQGKFHLLPGQEGHQGSFQLSRTASVSSHPPACESSPLLKNALSLPIIGGVQALTLPAPTATAPLTSAATAVTEVPTALSTTQLPPASPSLAPPPKPPRLHLEERSVSRHTSLPASSSRSPLHLHTHKQSPDPEENEKCVKDGDEEEKPYLSNAGSMLSLHLDLGPSILEDVLQIMDSQRTGTFSGRLTPSGRQEIYT; encoded by the exons ATGTGGCATTCAAATGTTTACATGAAAAGACACTCTGAAGAATTTTCCACAAGAAAGGAACAAAAAAAGTATCCTGTTTTTGTCCAATTGCCAA GAGGACGCGGTGGGTCCGACATGTCTGCCAAAGCCCCCATATACCTTAAACGACGAAGCCGCAAAGGAAAGAAGGAAAAGTTACGTGACCTTCTCTCGTCGGACATGATCAGCCCTCCACTGGGAGACTTCAGACACACCATCCACATCGGCAGTGGCGGGGGCGCAGACGATCTTTTCGGTGACCTATCTTTCCTACAAGGTAAATTTCACCTGTTACCAGGTCAAGAAGGTCACCAAGGGTCATTCCAACTAAGTCGCACAGCGAGTGTAAGCAGTCACCCGCCGGCCTGCGAGAGCTCGCCGCTTTTGAAAAATGCCTTGTCACTTCCTATCATTGGAGGGGTGCAGGCACTCACCCTTCCGGCCCCCACGGCCACAGCTCCTCTGACTTCAGCAGCGACGGCGGTCACTGAGGTCCCAACAGCACTGTCAACGACCCAACTACCACCAGCATCTCCATCTCTCGCTCCACCTCCCAAACCTCCCAGACTGCACCTGGAAGAGAGGAGCGTGTCACGGCATACGTCACTGCCTGCATCCTCGAGCCGCTCTCCACttcatttgcacacacacaaacaaagtccAGATCCTGAGGAAAATGAGAAGTGTGTGAAGGACGGAGATGAGGAGGAGAAGCCGTATCTGTCCAATGCTGGCTCTATGCTTTCCCTCCATCTGGACTTGGGGCCATCGATCCTAGAGGATGTGCTTCAGATCATGGACAGCCAGAGAACAGGGACATTCAGTGGGCGACTTACACCCAGTGGACGACAAGAGATATACACCTGA
- the LOC127958823 gene encoding cdc42 effector protein 2-like isoform X1 — MWHSNVYMKRHSEEFSTRKEQKKYPVFVQLPSLSLCCSGGRGGSDMSAKAPIYLKRRSRKGKKEKLRDLLSSDMISPPLGDFRHTIHIGSGGGADDLFGDLSFLQGKFHLLPGQEGHQGSFQLSRTASVSSHPPACESSPLLKNALSLPIIGGVQALTLPAPTATAPLTSAATAVTEVPTALSTTQLPPASPSLAPPPKPPRLHLEERSVSRHTSLPASSSRSPLHLHTHKQSPDPEENEKCVKDGDEEEKPYLSNAGSMLSLHLDLGPSILEDVLQIMDSQRTGTFSGRLTPSGRQEIYT; from the exons ATGTGGCATTCAAATGTTTACATGAAAAGACACTCTGAAGAATTTTCCACAAGAAAGGAACAAAAAAAGTATCCTGTTTTTGTCCAATTGCCAA GCCTGTCTCTCTGTTGTTCAGGAGGACGCGGTGGGTCCGACATGTCTGCCAAAGCCCCCATATACCTTAAACGACGAAGCCGCAAAGGAAAGAAGGAAAAGTTACGTGACCTTCTCTCGTCGGACATGATCAGCCCTCCACTGGGAGACTTCAGACACACCATCCACATCGGCAGTGGCGGGGGCGCAGACGATCTTTTCGGTGACCTATCTTTCCTACAAGGTAAATTTCACCTGTTACCAGGTCAAGAAGGTCACCAAGGGTCATTCCAACTAAGTCGCACAGCGAGTGTAAGCAGTCACCCGCCGGCCTGCGAGAGCTCGCCGCTTTTGAAAAATGCCTTGTCACTTCCTATCATTGGAGGGGTGCAGGCACTCACCCTTCCGGCCCCCACGGCCACAGCTCCTCTGACTTCAGCAGCGACGGCGGTCACTGAGGTCCCAACAGCACTGTCAACGACCCAACTACCACCAGCATCTCCATCTCTCGCTCCACCTCCCAAACCTCCCAGACTGCACCTGGAAGAGAGGAGCGTGTCACGGCATACGTCACTGCCTGCATCCTCGAGCCGCTCTCCACttcatttgcacacacacaaacaaagtccAGATCCTGAGGAAAATGAGAAGTGTGTGAAGGACGGAGATGAGGAGGAGAAGCCGTATCTGTCCAATGCTGGCTCTATGCTTTCCCTCCATCTGGACTTGGGGCCATCGATCCTAGAGGATGTGCTTCAGATCATGGACAGCCAGAGAACAGGGACATTCAGTGGGCGACTTACACCCAGTGGACGACAAGAGATATACACCTGA